The Dendropsophus ebraccatus isolate aDenEbr1 chromosome 10, aDenEbr1.pat, whole genome shotgun sequence genome has a segment encoding these proteins:
- the HCFC1 gene encoding host cell factor 1 isoform X1 codes for MASTPAVTGASSAALQPRWKRVVGWSGPVPRPRHGHRAVAIKELIVVFGGGNEGIVDELHVYNTATNQWFIPAVRGDIPPGCAAYGFVCDGTRLLVFGGMVEYGKYSNDLYELQASRWEWKRLKAKAPKNGPPPCPRLGHSFSLVGSKCYLFGGLANDSEDPKNNIPRYLNDLYILELRPGSGVVAWDIPITYGILPPPRESHTAVVYTEKDSKKSRLVIYGGMSGCRLGDLWILDIDTLTWNKPNLNGVAPLPRSLHSATTISNKMYVFGGWVPLVMDDVKVATHEKEWKCTNTLACLNLDSMTWEHIVMDTLEDNIPRARAGHCAVAINTRLYIWSGRDGYRKAWNNQVCCKDLWYLETEKPPAPARVQLVRANTNSLEVSWGAVSTADSYLLQLQKYDIPAAAAAMSPTNPVPSVPVNPPKSPAPAAAAPTVQPVAHTGITLVPQPASVPPTTATIQVLPTIPGSPIAVSAAPRPQAVPAVLKVGAPQSAVTTPLVTVRPATQIGKAPVTVTSLPPGVRMVVPAQSAQGTTIGGSQPMSGMAALAAAAAATQKIPPSSAPTMLSVPAGTAMVKSVAMSSAATTLPTSVKMASSPIMLSSQVSNPATRMLKTAAAQVGTSVSSAANTQTRPIITVHKSGTVTVAQQAQVVTTVVGGVTKTITLVKSPISVPGGSTLISNLGKVMSVVQTKPVQTSAITGQASSGPLTQIIQTKGPLPAGTILKLVTSADGKPTTIITTTQAGGTGTKPTILGISSVSPNTTKPGTTTIIKTIPMSAIITQAGATGVTSTAGIKSPITILTTKMVTSGTGTPAKIITAVPKLTTSHGQQGLTQVVLKGAPGQPGTILRTVPMGGVRLVTPVTVSAVKPTVTTLVVKGTTGVTTLGTVTGTVSTSLAGGGVHNTASLATPINTLGTIATLSSQVINPGAITMSAAQTSLTAASGLSTPTITMQPISQPTQVTLITTPSGVEAQPVHDLPVSILASPTTDQPTATVTIADSGQGEQAPGTVTLVCSNPPCETHETGTTNTATTTLVNLSSIVQQPGGTLQFVCEGQEPGTFVATALGQANGSVVRVCSNPPCETHETGTTQTATTAMSNIGQAGSVTRVCSNPPCETHETGTTQTQTTAMANIGSGQPGTVVRICSNPPCETHDTGTTQTSTTAMASIGGGQTEAVRNVCSNPPCETHDTGTTPTPTTARSNIGTEQNEHLQRPPTNQPCETLQTVSTHTVMTVPVNITSKQSEKVLQVCSNPPCETHETNTTNTATTASSNLAAGQPSNVVRVCTNPPSETHETGTTHTPTTARSNIGTGPSENLTRTPNNPPCETHQTISTKTTMSVQAAMSSGSSSLIEVENSSVSSSKESEKSSDVQPQVCSNPPCETLITGTTQTATTAKSNINSGTSENNQRSAGDSCETHQASSTSTTMSLSAGAPTDGNQTAKPVCSNPPCETHETGTTNTPTTARSGTEQTSGDGTCETHQTTSTGTVMMVSESQASTLEQRVCSNPPCETHETNTTNTATTSTSNMGTNSPPAAPTQQVCSNPPCETHETGTTHTATTVTSSMGANQDQAPAANGQGEQEPVPAEEPASSSTSSTVAATSSVTIVAVAASSSPVHSTVPVVSRAVTTVTQSTPVPGPSVPNIASMTDPPTEDSVQSSEAVPCTEQSEAPLSADILQPPEDVQAEPEAQAMDTAVPEHSEAELQAAMEAEHAQEAAAAAAAEQQGVEQLSLPQELMAEGQTTTLMVTGLTPEELAVTAAAEAAAQAAATEEAQALAIQAVLQAAQQAVMAAAGEPMDTSDVAHAELRHLTSEGPTTTIPIVLTQQELAALVHQQQLQEAQHQQQLQQQLQQQQLQQQQQQLQQQQLQQQQLQQQQLQQQQLQQQQLQQQQLQQQLQQQQLQQQQLQQQQLQQQQLQQQQLQQQQLQQLQLQQLHHVPTEALAPADSLNDPASESNGLNELTSAVTSAVSLLPATATDSLPATNTFTAPQPVVIASPAKLQAAAALTEVANGIESKQDSPPQQPKTPLKKENQWFDVGVIKATNMMVTHYYLPADDSTNDDDSGALPDYSQLKKQELQPGTAYKFRVAGINACGRGPFSEISAFKTCLPGFPGAPCAIKISKSPDGAHLTWEPPSVTSGKIIEYSVYLAIQSSQGSGEQKTTPAQLAFMRVYCGPNPSCLVQSSSLSNAHIDYTTKPAIIFRIAARNEKGYGPATQVRWLQESSKDGSAGKPGNKRPVSSPDMKTAPKKAKPDHP; via the exons ATGGCCTCCACACCGGCGGTGACCGGAGCCTCCTCCGCCGCCCTGCAGCCCCGCTGGAAGCGAGTGGTCGGCTGGTCGGGCCCGGTGCCCAGGCCCCGGCACGGTCACAGAGCCGTGGCCATCAAGGAACTGATTGTGGTTTTCGGTGGCGGAAACGAAGGGATCGTGGACGAGCTGCACGTCTACAACACAG CAACCAACCAGTGGTTCATTCCTGCAGTCCGAGGTGATATtcctccaggttgtgctgccTATGGATTTGTCTGCGACGGCACCCGTCTGCTTGTCTTTGGAGGAATGGTGGAATATGGAAAATACAGCAATGATTTGTATGAGCTACAG GCAAGCAGATGGGAATGGAAGAGATTGAAAGCCAAAGCACCGAAAAATGGTCCTCCTCCATGTCCTCGACTTGGCCATAGCTTTTCCTTGGTGGGAAGTAAATGTTACCTGTTTGGTGGATTGGCAAATGATAGTGAGGATCCAAAGAACAACATTCCCAG GTATTTGAATGATCTCTACATCTTGGAGCTCCGTCCTGGCTCGGGGGTAGTTGCTTGGGACATCCCCATTACGTATGGCATACTCCCGCCTCCTCGAGAATCACATACTGCAGTTGTGTATACTGAAAAAGACAGCAAGAAATCTCGCTTGGTGATATATGGTGGTATGAGTGGATGCCGGCTTGGTGACCTCTGGATTTTAGATATAG ACACGCTGACCTGGAATAAACCTAATCTAAATGGAGTTGCTCCACTTCCTCGAAGTCTTCATTCTGCCACAACAATAAGTAACAA GATGTATGTCTTTGGAGGTTGGGTGCCTTTAGTAATGGATGATGTCAAAGTAGCCACTCATGAGAAGGAATGGAAATGTACAAACACCCTTGCCTGTCTTAACCTTG acTCTATGACATGGGAACACATTGTCATGGATACATTGGAGGATAACATTCCCCGAGCTCGCGCTGGCCACTGTGCTGTAGCAATTAATACACGTTTGTATATTTGGAGTGGTCGGGACGGCTACCGCAAGGCTTGGAATAACCAAGTGTGTTGCAAAGATCTTTGGTATCTTGAAACAG AAAAACCCCCAGCACCGGCTCGTGTTCAGTTAGTCAGAGCAAACACAAACTCTCTGGAAGTAAGCTGGGGTGCTGTATCAACGGCAGACAGCTATTTGTTGCAGCTTCAGAAGTACGACATACCAGCCGCGGCAGCAGCAATGTCCCCAACCAATCCGGTTCCGTCTGTGCCAGTGAATCCGCCCAAGAGTCCAGCTCCGGCTGCTGCTGCTCCGACAGTGCAGCCTGTAGCTCACACTGGCATTACCCTGGTACCTCAGCCTGCCTCTGTGCCTCCTACAACAGCCACTATACAAGTCTTGCCCACGATTCCTGGGAGCCCAATTGCAGTTTCTGCTGCTCCACGTCCTCAGG CTGTCCCAGCCGTTCTGAAGGTTGGAGCGCCCCAGTCCGCAGTGACTACGCCACTTGTTACTGTTCGGCCCGCCACTCAAATTGGGAAAGCACCTGTTACCGTCACATCTCTTCCTCCTGGTGTGCGAATGGTAGTACCTGCCCAAAGTGCACAGGGGACT ACGATTGGTGGCAGCCAACCCATGAGTGGCATGGCAGCTCTcgctgcagctgctgctgctacACAGAAGATTCCTCCCTCCTCTGCGCCGACCATGTTAAGTGTGCCTGCTGGAACCGCCATGGTGAAATCTGTTGCTATGTCATCTGCTGCCACCACGCTCCCAACATCTGTGAAAATGGCATCCTCTCCAATTATG CTTTCCTCACAGGTCAGTAATCCAGCCACTCGCATGTTGAAAACTGCAGCAGCTCAAGTAGGCACCTCAGTTTCCTCTGCAGCCAATACGCAGACTCGTCCAATCATTACAGTGCATAAGTCGGGAACGGTCACAGTAGCGCAGCAAGCCCAAGTCGTAACCACAGTGGTCGGAGGTGTCACAAAGACAATAACCCTTGTTAAAAGTCCAATTTCTGTGCCCGGAGGAAGCACCTTG ATTTCAAATCTTGGTAAAGTGATGTCTGTAGTGCAAACGAAACCGGTCCAGACCTCAGCCATAACAGGACAGGCCTCTTCTGGCCCCTTAACCCAGATTATCCAG ACAAAGGGACCTCTCCCTGCAGGAACTATTCTGAAGTTGGTGACATCAGCAGATGGCAAACCCACAACTATTATCACAACTACACAGGCTGGAGGAACCGGCACCAAGCCCACCATCCTAGGCATCAGCAGTGTCTCTCCCAACACCACAAAGCCTGGAACCACAACAATCATTAAAACTATCCCTATGTCCGCTATCATCACACAAGCGGGAGCAACAG GTGTTACCAGCACTGCTGGGATAAAGTCGCCAATTACCATTCTCACAACTAAAATGGTAACATCGGGCACCGGAACTCCAGCTAAAATAATAACCGCCGTTCCCAAACTTACCACAAGTCATGGACAGCAGGGATTAAcccag GTGGTCTTGAAGGGGGCACCTGGCCAGCCTGGCACTATTCTCCGAACTGTCCCTATGGGGGGCGTCAGACTCGTCACACCTGTGACCGTATCTGCTGTCAAACCCACTGTAACAACCCTAGTTGTTAAGGGTACCACAG ggGTGACCACTCTGGGCACAGTCACCGGAACGGTTTCAACTAGTctagcaggaggtggtgtgcacaACACTGCTTCCCTTGCAACGCCAATTAATACGTTGGGAACCATTGCAACCCTTTCAAGTCAAGTGATCAATCCTGGAGCCATTACAATGTCTGCAGCACAAACCTCTCTTACTGCAGCCTCTGGTCTGAGCACACCAACCATCACTATGCAG CCAATATCGCAGCCAACCCAAGTAACTTTAATCACTACTCCTAGTGGTGTTGAAGCACAACCTGTGCATGACCTTCCCGTCTCCATTTTGGCTTCACCAACCACCGATCAACCGACAGCAACCGTAACTATAGCTGACTCAGGCCAGGGAGAGCAGGCCCCCGGCACAGTTACCCTTGTTTGTTCCAATCCACCCTGTGAGACCCATGAAACAGGAACTACAAATACTGCAACCACCACCCTTGTCAACCTTAGCAGCATTGTACAACAACCCGGTGGTACCTTGCAATTTGTCTGTGAAGGTCAGGAGCCAGGAACATTTGTAGCTACAGCACTGGGTCAGGCAAATGGGAGCGTTGTCAGGGTCTGTTCCAATCCCCCGTGTGAAACGCATGAAACTGGAACAACTCAAACTGCAACAACCGCAATGTCAAACATTGGTCAAGCTGGATCTGTAACAAGAGTTTGCTCCAACCCCCCCTGTGAAACTCATGAAACTGGAACTACACAGACACAGACCACAGCAATGGCAAATATCGGAAGTGGACAACCAGGAACTGTTGTAAGAATATGTTCAAATCCACCCTGTGAGACGCATGATACTGGGACCACCCAGACATCCACTACAGCGATGGCAAGCATTGGTGGTGGGCAGACTGAAGCCGTGCGTAATGTGTGTTCTAATCCACCATGTGAGACTCATGATACTGGCACAACTCCAACTCCCACAACTGCAAGGTCAAATATTGGTACCGAGCAAAATGAGCACTTGCAGAGACCGCCGACTAATCAACCCTGTGAGACTTTACAGACTGTATCCACCCATACAGTCATGACTGTGCCTGTTAATATTACCAGCAAACAGTCAGAAAAGGTACTACAAGTTTGCTCCAATCCTCCTTGTGAAACCCATGAGACCAATACAACCAACACCGCCACTACAGCCTCATCTAACTTGGCAGCAGGGCAGCCTAGTAATGTTGTTAGGGTATGTACCAATCCACCATCTGAAACTCATGAaactggcaccacacacaccccAACCACAGCAAGATCAAATATAGGCACAGGACCTTCAGAGAACCTCACTAGAACACCAAACAACCCACCATGTGAGACTCATCAAACCATTTCTACGAAAACTACAATGTCTGTGCAAGCTGCAATGTCTTCTGGGTCATCTAGCCTCATCGAGGTGGAAAATAGCAGTGTTTCGTCCAGCAAAGAAAGCGAGAAGTCAAGTGATGTGCAGCCTCAAGTCTGCTCCAACCCTCCATGCGAGACTTTGATAACTGGCACAACCCAGACCGCAACCACGGCCAAATCCAACATCAACTCTGGAACATCAGAAAACAACCAGCGCTCTGCGGGCGACTCTTGTGAGACCCATCAAGCAAGTTCCACCAGTACAACTATGAGTTTGTCTGCAGGTGCCCCAACCGATGGTAATCAGACTGCAAAACCAGTGTGTTCTAACCCACCTTGTGAGACCCATGAAACTGGTACTACAAACACGCCAACCACAGCAAGGTCCGGCACAGAACAAACTTCTGGTGATGGTACATGTGAAACCCATCAGACAACTTCTACAGGAACCGTCATGATGGTGTCAGAATCACAGGCCAGCACTTTGGAACAACGGGTGTGCTCCAATCCACCATGTGAGACCCACGAAACAAACACCACCAACACTGCAACTACATCTACTTCAAACATGGGCACCAActcgcctcctgcagctcctacaCAGCAGGTCTGCTCAAACCCTCCTTGTGAAACACATGAGACAGGAACAACCCATACAGCCACAACAGTCACCTCCAGCATGGGTGCCAACCAAG aCCAGGCACCAGCTGCTAATGGGCAAGGAGAGCAGGAGCCGGTACCCGCTGAGGAGCCGGCCTCAAGTAGCACATCCAGTACCGTTGCTGCCACATCTTCTGTGACTATTGTAGCGGTGGCAGCCTCCTCTTCTCCAGTACATTCAACTGTTCCAGTTGTCTCCAGGGCGGTGACCACCGTAACGCAATCTACACCTGTACCTGGCCCTTCTGTACCG AATATTGCCTCTATGACAGACCCACCCACCGAAGACAGTGTGCAGAGTTCAGAAGCAGTCCCTTGCACTGAGCAAAGTGAAGCTCCACTTTCTGCTGACATCCTCCAACCTCCTGAAGATGTTCAGGCGGAGCCTGAAGCACAAGCTATGGACACTGCTGTGCCGGAGCATAGCGAAGCTGAACTGCAGGCTGCAATGGAAGCAGAACACGCCCAGGAGGCGGCTGCGGCGGCAGCAGCTGAGCAGCAGGGTGTAGAACAGCTGTCCCTCCCTCAGGAACTTATGGCAGAGGGGCAGACAACTACCCTTATGGTCACAGGGTTAACACCAGAAGAACTAGCAGTCACTGCTGCAGCCGAAGCTGCGGCACAGGCAGCTGCGACAGAAGAGGCTCAGGCCCTGGCTATTCAAGCAGTGCTTCAGGCTGCACAGCAAGCAGTGATGG cagcagctggagagccaatggaTACTTCTGACGTGGCTCATGCGGAGCTGCGTCACCTGACGTCTGAGGGACCCACCACCACGATACCCATAGTTCTTACACAGCAAGAACTTGCAGCTTTGGTTCATCAGCAACAATTACAAGAAGCTCAGCATCAGCAGCAGTTACAGCAGCAGCTTCAACAGCAACAGctgcagcaacagcagcagcagttacagcagcagcagttacagcagcagcagttacagcagcagcagttacagcaGCAGCAGTTGCAGCAACAGCAGCTGCAGCAACAGCAGCTACAGCAGCAGCTACAGCAACAGCAGCTACAGCAACAGCAGCTACAGCAACAACAGTTACAGCAACAGCAGTTGCAGCAACAGCAGCTACAGCAACAGCAGCTACAACAACTACAGCTTCAGCAGCTGCACCATGTTCCCACTGAGGCCTTGGCACCAGCTGACAGCCTCAATGATCCTGCTAGTGAGAGCAATGGGTTGAATGAGCTAACCAGTGCTGTGACCAGTGCCGTGTCACTTCTACCAGCGACTGCTACAGACA gTTTGCCTGCAACTAACACGTTCACAGCCCCTCAACCGGTGGTGATCGCCAGCCCGGCCAAACTGCAGGCTGCGGCAGCACTTACGGAGGTGGCAAACGGCATTGAGTCA AAGCAGGACTCTCCGCCACAGCAACCCAAAACACCATTAAAGAAAGAGAATCAGTGGTTTGACGTAGGCGTCATCAAAGCCACAAATATGATGGTCACCCATTACTACTTACCTGCTGATGACTCTACCAATGAT GATGACTCTGGTGCTCTCCCTGACTATAGTCAGTTAAAGAAACAGGAACTTCAGCCAGGCACTGCCTATAAATTCCGTGTCGCTGGCATAAATGCCTGTGGTCGTGGACCATTCAGTGAGATCTCAGCCTTTAAGACCTGTCTGCCTGGGTTCCCAGGTGCTCCATGTGCCATAAAGATCAGCAAG